The following proteins come from a genomic window of Gimesia chilikensis:
- a CDS encoding helix-turn-helix domain-containing protein: MAAPLPGKQTASKPTAELSPDEISGQLSQRVRTLRKERGWSLDSLSAACGVSRSMLSQIERGEANPTLAVTVRISQAFGIALGELVEAPISTSSIEVIRADDRTFHYRSDDECRIRTLSPLHLEKDVEFYEVQLHANGKLQSAPHFKGTREFLTVEKGKIELQSGDDTTVLGPGDSASYRVDVPHTIRNAGRGEAFLFLVVIYQN, from the coding sequence ATGGCTGCGCCTTTGCCAGGAAAACAGACCGCCAGCAAACCTACGGCTGAGCTCTCCCCCGATGAGATCAGCGGGCAGCTCTCGCAGCGCGTTCGTACCCTGCGGAAAGAGCGGGGCTGGTCACTCGATTCCCTCTCGGCCGCCTGCGGTGTCAGTCGTTCCATGCTGAGTCAGATCGAGCGGGGCGAAGCCAATCCCACGCTGGCCGTCACAGTGCGGATTTCACAGGCCTTCGGCATCGCTCTGGGCGAACTGGTAGAAGCGCCGATCTCCACCTCATCAATTGAAGTCATCCGGGCCGACGATCGCACGTTTCATTATCGTTCCGATGACGAGTGCCGCATTCGGACACTCTCCCCGCTGCACCTCGAAAAAGACGTTGAGTTTTACGAAGTGCAACTGCACGCCAACGGGAAACTGCAAAGCGCGCCCCACTTCAAGGGGACGCGCGAATTCCTGACCGTCGAAAAAGGCAAGATCGAACTGCAGTCCGGCGACGATACAACCGTGCTCGGTCCCGGAGATTCCGCCAGCTATCGGGTTGATGTGCCGCACACCATCAGAAATGCCGGTCGGGGCGAAGCCTTCCTGTTTCTGGTCGTCATCTATCAGAATTGA
- a CDS encoding response regulator, with amino-acid sequence MTNPQKILFCGPSDDQTSELRQQFSSEDYLVVTPENLAQGIAEFDQGNVSALVVPATEGTLPLALIQSGSLLEYLPHAVVVLDAELRIIWANQRLNQLCDQRESLIGHSFYDAFGAPEILGPDFSPFHTAFSTRKLAKSGLRVGDKNYFDVEVTPVITEPDDNQEPAYLVASVRDISAEVLQRQKLNAIYQAGLELGDLSPEEIYEMSTEDRIELLKAKILHYTQDLLEFETVEIRILDKATERLDVLLAVGMEQVATNRTLYAKPEGNGVTGFVAATGKSYLCEDTTHDPLYMTGAPDARSSLTVPLHLHDEVLGTFNVESPHAGAFDENDLHFLELFSREVAIALNTLELLVVEKMTTASASTELIMRGVVDPVDEILNDTAWILERYIGHEPNVCERLQRILKDTRHIKQLIQQVGDEIAPQTPHHHKVPTMRQVNPKLLNKRVLVVDSDATVRRAAHELLGRLGCEVETAHNGEEAFLMVRSFHYDVVIADIRLPDMNGYECFAQIREIHEHLPVILMTGFGYDPTHSIVKARQLGLKCVLYKPFRLDQLITGVEKAVSISEDITSETSN; translated from the coding sequence GTGACCAATCCGCAAAAAATTCTTTTCTGTGGGCCTTCAGACGACCAGACCTCTGAATTGAGGCAGCAGTTCTCTTCAGAAGACTATCTGGTGGTGACCCCGGAAAATCTGGCACAGGGGATTGCGGAGTTTGACCAGGGAAATGTTTCCGCGCTGGTAGTACCTGCGACTGAGGGTACCCTTCCGCTCGCACTCATCCAGTCTGGCTCACTGCTCGAATACCTGCCCCACGCTGTCGTTGTCCTCGATGCAGAGCTGCGCATCATCTGGGCCAACCAGCGCCTGAATCAACTCTGCGATCAACGCGAATCCCTGATTGGGCATTCTTTCTACGATGCCTTCGGTGCACCCGAAATTCTGGGGCCGGACTTCAGCCCCTTCCATACTGCCTTCTCCACACGCAAACTGGCCAAGAGTGGTCTGCGTGTCGGCGACAAGAACTACTTCGATGTAGAAGTTACCCCGGTCATCACCGAGCCGGATGACAATCAGGAACCCGCCTACCTGGTAGCCAGCGTACGAGATATCTCCGCCGAAGTTCTGCAGCGTCAGAAACTGAACGCGATCTACCAGGCCGGTCTGGAACTGGGCGACCTCTCTCCCGAAGAAATCTACGAGATGTCGACCGAGGACCGCATCGAACTGCTCAAAGCCAAGATTCTGCATTACACCCAGGATCTCCTCGAATTCGAAACCGTCGAAATCCGCATTCTGGACAAAGCCACCGAACGGCTGGATGTCCTCCTGGCCGTCGGTATGGAGCAGGTCGCCACGAACCGCACGCTCTACGCCAAACCGGAAGGGAATGGCGTGACCGGTTTCGTTGCCGCGACAGGTAAAAGCTACCTCTGTGAAGACACTACCCACGACCCACTTTATATGACCGGTGCCCCGGATGCCCGCAGCTCCCTGACTGTCCCCCTGCATCTGCACGACGAAGTTCTGGGAACGTTCAATGTGGAAAGTCCGCATGCCGGTGCCTTTGACGAAAACGATCTGCACTTCCTGGAACTCTTCAGTCGCGAAGTCGCGATTGCCCTTAATACGCTGGAACTGCTGGTGGTCGAAAAGATGACTACCGCATCTGCCAGTACCGAGTTAATCATGCGTGGGGTCGTCGATCCGGTCGACGAGATCCTCAACGACACTGCCTGGATTCTGGAGCGGTACATTGGACACGAGCCTAATGTGTGCGAGCGATTGCAGCGTATCCTTAAAGACACTCGCCATATTAAGCAACTGATCCAACAGGTGGGAGACGAAATTGCTCCCCAGACTCCACACCACCACAAAGTGCCTACCATGCGACAGGTGAACCCCAAACTGCTCAACAAGCGGGTTCTTGTCGTCGACAGTGACGCTACTGTCAGGCGGGCCGCCCACGAACTGCTGGGTCGGCTGGGGTGTGAAGTCGAGACCGCCCATAACGGTGAAGAAGCATTTCTGATGGTCCGCAGCTTCCACTACGATGTGGTCATTGCCGACATCCGCCTGCCCGATATGAACGGGTACGAATGCTTCGCCCAGATCCGTGAAATCCACGAGCATTTGCCCGTCATCCTGATGACAGGCTTCGGCTACGATCCCACGCACTCGATCGTCAAAGCCCGCCAGCTCGGTTTGAAATGCGTCCTCTACAAACCATTCCGCCTCGATCAGCTGATTACAGGCGTCGAAAAAGCAGTCAGTATTTCCGAAGACATCACCTCGGAAACCTCCAACTGA
- a CDS encoding Gfo/Idh/MocA family protein, whose amino-acid sequence MSRSVDRREFLKKALIAGTAVPAFSSALTLPSLAAANKSKSPNEKLNLATIGVADRAYANITGTKSENFVALCDIDAQRLEKASKEFPHADTYDDYRKALDRDDLDGVLVSTPDHMHAPAAAMALRKGLPVYCEKPLTHSVYEARVLTDLAAKAGVPTQMGNQIHATDNYRKVVEMVQSGVIGPVRRVHVWVGGGVRIEGKRSKENNPPSYVNYDQWIGPAPFRPYNETSFHFNWRYWWDFGNGQLGDFGCHYMDLPFWALKLKYPKTVVGVGEKGHKGENDCPSFMRVDYEFTERDDLPPVHMTWYHGGWKPKGAEAYGKNSAVLFEGDDGRLLADYGTNKVFMEAGKEAKPVKPYLTRPESHHIEWLNAIRNGTPTGSNFAYAGPLTETVLLGNVSYRLGGKKLEWDAENLKVTNAPEADQYLKREYRKGWTL is encoded by the coding sequence ATGTCCCGTTCCGTCGACCGCCGCGAGTTTCTCAAGAAAGCACTCATCGCAGGAACCGCGGTCCCCGCATTTTCGTCTGCCCTCACACTCCCCTCTCTCGCAGCAGCGAACAAAAGCAAAAGCCCCAACGAAAAACTGAACCTCGCGACCATCGGCGTTGCCGACCGCGCTTATGCCAATATCACGGGCACCAAATCTGAAAACTTCGTCGCCCTGTGTGATATCGACGCGCAGCGGCTGGAGAAGGCCTCCAAAGAATTTCCGCACGCGGACACTTACGATGATTACCGCAAGGCCCTCGACCGGGACGACCTGGACGGCGTGCTCGTCAGCACTCCCGATCACATGCACGCCCCCGCCGCGGCCATGGCCCTCCGCAAAGGCCTGCCCGTTTACTGTGAAAAACCGCTGACCCATTCCGTCTACGAAGCCCGCGTCCTCACTGACCTGGCCGCCAAAGCCGGCGTACCGACCCAGATGGGGAATCAGATTCACGCCACCGACAACTACCGCAAGGTCGTCGAAATGGTCCAGTCCGGCGTAATTGGTCCCGTGCGTCGCGTGCATGTCTGGGTCGGCGGAGGCGTACGCATCGAAGGCAAACGCTCTAAAGAAAACAATCCCCCATCCTACGTCAATTACGATCAATGGATCGGACCCGCTCCCTTCCGTCCCTACAACGAAACCAGCTTCCACTTCAACTGGCGTTACTGGTGGGACTTCGGCAACGGTCAGCTCGGCGACTTCGGCTGTCACTACATGGACCTGCCCTTCTGGGCCCTGAAACTCAAGTACCCCAAAACCGTAGTTGGTGTTGGTGAGAAAGGCCACAAAGGCGAAAATGACTGTCCCAGCTTCATGCGTGTCGATTATGAATTCACCGAACGCGATGATCTGCCCCCGGTTCACATGACCTGGTATCACGGCGGCTGGAAACCCAAAGGCGCTGAAGCCTATGGGAAGAACAGCGCGGTCCTCTTCGAAGGGGACGACGGGCGCCTGCTCGCCGACTACGGCACCAACAAGGTCTTCATGGAAGCGGGCAAAGAAGCCAAACCGGTCAAACCCTATCTGACCCGCCCCGAAAGCCATCACATCGAATGGCTCAACGCCATCCGCAACGGCACACCAACCGGCAGTAACTTTGCCTACGCCGGACCACTGACCGAAACCGTACTGCTGGGCAACGTCTCTTACCGTCTCGGCGGAAAGAAACTCGAATGGGACGCTGAAAACCTCAAGGTCACCAACGCCCCCGAAGCCGACCAGTACCTCAAACGCGAATACCGCAAAGGCTGGACACTGTAG
- the kdsA gene encoding 3-deoxy-8-phosphooctulonate synthase encodes MAQNPVTIGKLQCGTQLPLLFIAGPCVIESEELVLSTAERLAEIAARDNLSLVFKCSFDKANRTSVDSFRGPGLEAGLEILAKVKQVTGLDVTTDIHEPGQAAPAAEVCRILQIPAFLARQTDLLEAASKAALKHGGVVNIKKPQFVAPEDCIHAVKKCEAFGQEQLMLTERGTTFGYGRLVNDMRCIPIMQQMGPPVIFDATHSVQTPGGKSTGGQREMIPYLARAAVACGCDGVFAETHPDPSQALSDGPNMLPLEEFARFALDLQRFRTLVNENSPL; translated from the coding sequence GTGGCTCAAAACCCCGTAACGATTGGCAAGCTGCAGTGCGGCACTCAGTTACCGCTGTTGTTCATTGCCGGCCCCTGCGTGATCGAAAGCGAAGAACTGGTACTGAGCACCGCGGAGCGACTGGCCGAGATCGCCGCCCGGGATAACCTGTCACTGGTTTTTAAATGCAGTTTCGATAAAGCGAACCGAACCAGCGTGGACAGTTTCCGTGGACCGGGACTGGAAGCGGGGCTCGAGATTCTGGCGAAAGTCAAACAGGTGACGGGCCTGGATGTGACGACCGACATTCATGAACCGGGGCAGGCGGCTCCGGCGGCAGAAGTCTGTCGGATCCTGCAGATCCCTGCCTTTCTGGCACGACAGACCGATCTGCTGGAGGCGGCTTCCAAAGCAGCCCTCAAACATGGGGGTGTGGTGAATATCAAGAAGCCCCAGTTCGTGGCTCCCGAAGACTGTATTCATGCCGTCAAGAAATGTGAGGCCTTCGGACAGGAACAGTTGATGCTGACTGAACGGGGCACGACCTTCGGCTACGGTCGTCTGGTGAATGACATGCGGTGTATTCCCATCATGCAGCAGATGGGGCCGCCGGTCATCTTTGATGCGACTCACAGCGTGCAGACTCCGGGAGGTAAATCGACCGGTGGACAGCGGGAGATGATCCCCTACCTGGCCCGGGCTGCGGTTGCCTGCGGTTGCGACGGGGTCTTCGCCGAGACACATCCCGATCCTTCACAGGCGCTCAGTGACGGCCCGAATATGCTGCCTCTGGAAGAGTTTGCCCGTTTTGCGCTGGATTTGCAGCGGTTTCGTACCCTGGTCAATGAAAACAGCCCCCTTTAA
- a CDS encoding diacylglycerol/lipid kinase family protein, whose product MSEAWAAIQRNPISGKGDRAALIMELVQHLKQRGIRPRLFSNRERMQTYVEERTRDTPPVCIVAAGGDGTVQDVVNRYPDQRIAVLPLGTENLLARYLGIPKSGAFVAEMIKQGACREIDVCQLDQRKFVLMASIGFDAAVVENLAQVRKGNISYLSYLKPILRTLYDYPFESLLISIDDGAEEETAYHAIIVNIPAYGLNLNFSPDSVDHDGMLDLILFRRRGVFSMLLYLWQIVRGTHLTSKYVQKIQARSLRIQSTRPVPIQTDGDSSGLTPAEIRVIPRGLKLIVPCPAPSIES is encoded by the coding sequence ATGTCTGAAGCCTGGGCCGCCATTCAGAGAAATCCGATTTCCGGAAAGGGCGATCGTGCTGCGCTGATCATGGAACTGGTACAGCACCTGAAACAGCGGGGCATCCGGCCGCGTCTTTTTTCCAACCGGGAGCGGATGCAGACGTATGTCGAGGAACGCACGCGTGACACGCCGCCGGTATGCATTGTTGCAGCGGGGGGAGACGGAACGGTGCAGGATGTAGTCAACCGCTACCCCGACCAGCGGATCGCGGTGTTACCCCTGGGGACCGAGAACCTGCTTGCGCGTTACCTGGGTATTCCGAAGTCTGGGGCTTTTGTGGCGGAGATGATCAAACAGGGCGCGTGTCGAGAGATCGACGTCTGCCAGCTCGATCAGCGGAAATTCGTGTTGATGGCGAGTATCGGCTTTGATGCCGCGGTTGTCGAAAACCTGGCGCAGGTGAGAAAAGGGAATATTTCCTACCTGAGTTATCTGAAACCGATCCTCAGAACGCTCTACGACTACCCGTTCGAATCGTTGCTGATCAGCATTGATGACGGAGCCGAGGAAGAGACCGCCTACCATGCGATCATTGTCAATATTCCCGCCTATGGTCTGAATCTGAATTTTTCGCCGGACTCGGTCGACCATGATGGCATGCTGGACCTGATCCTGTTTCGACGGCGGGGCGTCTTCAGCATGCTGCTCTATTTGTGGCAGATTGTCCGTGGGACACATCTGACGTCGAAATACGTTCAGAAGATTCAGGCCCGCTCGCTGCGGATTCAGTCCACCCGGCCGGTGCCGATCCAGACCGACGGCGATTCCTCCGGGTTGACGCCGGCCGAAATCAGGGTGATTCCCCGGGGGCTGAAGCTGATCGTCCCTTGCCCCGCTCCGTCGATTGAATCATAA
- a CDS encoding bile acid:sodium symporter family protein, translated as MLAFFRRRWFLLCITVVIACGVYAGHEGSQETLSQLKQFIRPSWLTAIVLFLMSLSLNSEHLLSSIRKPGPLFLSLATNIVLLPLIAWALLPLQLTPDFQVGLIIMACVPCTLCGASVWTRRGGGNDGVSLMVTMITNGACFLTVPFWILLITSREIEFDRVQMVTKLFYAAMLPVVVGQILRMNKTIKQFADRITSRLGTVALIFVLFMVLLAAVQTGYGIQTSEVGISLAAVAVVWISCIVVHVGGFFTNLLLGKTFRFHPRDQIASAIAGSQKTLPIAVFVATDASMFGDAGLPSAVFPLLMFHTSQFFIDTILADRHREKYMTSSEPEPVKTEPQPVSACEQ; from the coding sequence ATGCTTGCCTTTTTTCGACGCCGCTGGTTTCTGCTCTGCATTACGGTTGTAATTGCCTGCGGCGTCTATGCCGGACACGAAGGATCGCAGGAAACGCTGTCCCAGTTAAAGCAGTTCATTCGCCCTTCGTGGCTGACGGCGATCGTGTTGTTTCTGATGTCACTCAGTCTCAACTCCGAGCATCTGCTCTCTTCGATCCGCAAGCCGGGACCGCTGTTTCTCTCGCTGGCGACGAATATAGTGCTGCTGCCGCTGATCGCCTGGGCGCTGCTGCCGCTGCAACTGACTCCCGATTTTCAGGTCGGGCTGATCATTATGGCCTGTGTGCCGTGCACGCTGTGCGGGGCTTCAGTCTGGACCCGGCGGGGCGGGGGCAATGACGGCGTGTCCCTGATGGTGACCATGATCACCAACGGGGCCTGCTTCCTGACCGTCCCGTTCTGGATCCTGTTGATCACCTCCCGCGAGATTGAATTCGATCGCGTGCAGATGGTGACGAAGCTGTTTTATGCAGCGATGCTGCCGGTGGTCGTCGGTCAGATCCTGCGGATGAACAAGACCATCAAGCAGTTTGCCGATCGGATTACTTCGCGACTGGGGACCGTGGCACTGATCTTCGTGCTGTTCATGGTGCTGCTGGCTGCGGTGCAGACCGGTTATGGCATTCAGACTTCGGAAGTAGGCATCTCACTGGCAGCGGTCGCGGTGGTCTGGATCAGTTGCATCGTGGTGCACGTGGGAGGTTTTTTCACCAATCTGCTGCTGGGTAAAACGTTTCGGTTTCATCCGCGGGACCAGATTGCCAGTGCGATTGCGGGGAGCCAGAAGACACTGCCGATCGCGGTGTTCGTGGCGACGGATGCATCGATGTTTGGCGACGCCGGTCTGCCGTCGGCTGTCTTTCCACTGTTGATGTTTCACACGTCGCAGTTCTTCATCGATACGATCCTGGCTGATCGGCACCGCGAAAAGTATATGACCTCGTCGGAGCCAGAGCCCGTGAAAACGGAACCGCAGCCGGTCTCTGCCTGCGAGCAGTAA
- the tdh gene encoding L-threonine 3-dehydrogenase, with protein sequence MKALVKKESKPGLWLEEVPKPTIGINDVLIKVDRTGICGTDVHIYKWDDWAQKTIPVPMVVGHEFVGEIVEVGSNVADYVPGEIVSGEGHVVCGRCRNCFAGRRHLCAHTRGVGVNRPGAFAEYISLPMTNIWHHDDSIDRDVASIFDPFGNAVHTALSFDVLGEDVLITGAGPIGVMAAAVVKHAGARHVVVTDVNPYRLELAKKMGATLALDVRDNTIANAQKELGMTEGFDVGLEMSGNPVAFRDMLNNMCHGGKIAMLGIPEKEIAIDWNIVVFNMLTLKGIYGREMYETWYKMTVMLQSGLDISPIITHRFHASEFEKGFEVMMSGQSGKVILDWNEM encoded by the coding sequence ATGAAGGCACTCGTAAAGAAAGAGTCAAAGCCGGGTCTCTGGCTGGAAGAAGTCCCCAAGCCGACGATCGGTATCAATGATGTGCTGATCAAAGTTGATCGGACGGGGATCTGCGGCACCGATGTCCATATCTACAAATGGGACGACTGGGCACAGAAGACGATTCCGGTGCCGATGGTGGTCGGCCACGAATTTGTAGGCGAGATTGTGGAAGTCGGCTCGAACGTGGCTGATTATGTTCCCGGCGAAATCGTCAGCGGAGAAGGGCATGTCGTCTGTGGTCGCTGTCGAAACTGTTTCGCGGGACGGCGACACCTGTGTGCTCATACGCGGGGCGTGGGAGTGAATCGTCCGGGTGCGTTTGCCGAATACATTTCGCTGCCGATGACCAACATCTGGCATCATGACGACTCCATTGACCGGGATGTGGCTTCGATTTTCGACCCCTTCGGTAACGCAGTCCATACGGCCCTCTCGTTTGACGTGCTGGGAGAAGACGTTCTGATTACCGGTGCAGGACCGATTGGTGTGATGGCGGCAGCTGTCGTTAAACATGCGGGAGCCCGACATGTGGTCGTCACTGATGTGAACCCGTACCGGTTGGAACTCGCGAAAAAGATGGGGGCAACACTCGCGCTGGACGTGCGGGATAATACGATTGCCAACGCCCAGAAAGAACTGGGGATGACCGAAGGCTTCGATGTGGGGCTGGAGATGTCGGGGAACCCGGTCGCGTTTCGGGACATGCTCAACAACATGTGCCACGGCGGTAAAATCGCGATGCTGGGAATCCCGGAAAAAGAGATTGCCATCGACTGGAACATTGTTGTGTTCAACATGCTGACGCTGAAAGGGATCTACGGTCGCGAAATGTACGAGACCTGGTATAAGATGACAGTCATGCTGCAGAGCGGGCTGGATATCAGTCCGATCATTACACACCGTTTTCATGCCAGCGAATTTGAAAAAGGGTTCGAGGTAATGATGTCGGGCCAGTCCGGCAAGGTGATTCTCGACTGGAATGAGATGTAA
- a CDS encoding mannonate dehydratase — protein sequence MQLTSVVTPFTDENLTMLAQIGVTHVTIRYPGPGRERLQALCDQVAGQGLKIAAIEGYLPIENIKLGNERFDAEIAEMKTLLRDMQAVGIPFVCYNFMAGTDWVRTKLDARERGGALVTGFDVDEAEQAVSLSETTRDQVSSPITAEELWINLERFLTELVPVAEECGVTLAMHPDDPPLETFMGKARIMNCVENFERLVQLVPSPANAICFCQGTFAEMGVDIPETIRRLGSHIRYVHFRDIKGTRERFVETFHDNGPTDMYAAVQAYQEIGFTGPIRPDHVPQLVGEEAGEPGYTMLGRLHAFGYLQGLMEAARKVGNS from the coding sequence ATGCAACTGACATCGGTGGTCACGCCATTTACCGACGAGAACCTGACAATGCTGGCCCAGATTGGAGTGACGCATGTCACAATTCGCTATCCTGGCCCAGGGCGGGAGCGTCTGCAGGCGTTGTGTGATCAGGTAGCAGGACAGGGATTGAAGATTGCCGCCATCGAAGGTTATCTGCCGATCGAAAATATCAAACTGGGGAACGAACGGTTTGACGCCGAGATCGCGGAAATGAAAACACTGCTGCGCGATATGCAGGCGGTGGGCATTCCGTTTGTGTGTTACAACTTCATGGCGGGTACAGACTGGGTGCGGACCAAACTGGATGCCCGCGAGCGGGGCGGGGCACTTGTGACCGGCTTTGATGTCGATGAGGCAGAGCAGGCCGTTTCTCTGTCGGAGACTACGCGGGACCAGGTATCCAGCCCGATTACAGCGGAAGAACTCTGGATCAACCTGGAACGGTTTCTCACAGAACTGGTGCCGGTGGCAGAGGAATGCGGCGTGACACTGGCGATGCATCCGGACGATCCGCCGCTGGAGACGTTCATGGGCAAAGCACGGATTATGAACTGTGTCGAAAATTTTGAACGGCTGGTGCAGTTGGTCCCCAGTCCGGCGAATGCGATCTGTTTCTGCCAGGGGACGTTCGCCGAGATGGGCGTGGATATTCCGGAGACCATCCGGCGGCTGGGTTCGCATATCAGGTATGTGCATTTTCGGGACATCAAAGGGACCCGCGAACGGTTTGTGGAGACGTTTCACGATAATGGCCCAACCGACATGTATGCCGCAGTGCAGGCGTACCAGGAAATCGGTTTTACGGGGCCGATACGTCCGGACCATGTTCCCCAGCTGGTGGGAGAAGAAGCGGGAGAGCCCGGGTATACGATGCTGGGGCGGCTGCATGCCTTCGGTTATCTGCAGGGATTGATGGAGGCCGCCCGGAAAGTCGGAAACAGCTGA
- a CDS encoding formate--tetrahydrofolate ligase has translation MHRITPSSPDGPILRDIDSLAKDLGLAPGDYEPYGRLKAKLVHGLASKFTDRPLGKYIGVTAVNPTPLGEGKTVTTIGLAMALSQLGHTTVGTLREPSLAPVFGIKGGGAGGGNCTLEPQADINLHFTGDMHAVTSATNLLASIIDNHVARRKTPEINPKTITWRRSLDLCDKGLAHIISGLDQPPQAPLRETGFDLTAASEVMAILALASDPRDLRTRLGRIVVGMTYDRQPVTVEQLGCAGAMAALLIDALRPNLVQSCESTPFLVHAGPFGNIAHGNSSIIADQIALRLADYVVTESGFGADCGAEKFFDIKCRASGLQPAAEVLVCTARALKLQSGQFDVHPGKPLPPALLEENLEALRAGAVNLQAHLDIIQQYHLPTVVAINAFPDDSERELQEIQKIALDQGATAAVITRAFSEGSEGSFALAEAVVQAAELPNQFEYLYPLEMPIAEKIETIATRIYGAASVEFEPLARRRISEYEQLGYGNLPICIAKTQYSLSHDPHLLGRPTGFTFPVRDLRLSAGAGFLYALSGEIRTMPGLPSDPAALRIDIDDAGKIIGLH, from the coding sequence ATGCATCGCATTACTCCTTCGAGCCCCGACGGGCCGATTCTCAGAGACATCGATTCCCTTGCCAAAGATCTCGGACTGGCGCCTGGCGACTATGAACCGTACGGCCGCCTCAAGGCCAAACTGGTGCACGGACTGGCAAGCAAATTCACCGATCGTCCCCTGGGAAAATACATTGGTGTCACCGCTGTCAATCCCACGCCACTGGGGGAAGGCAAAACGGTAACCACCATCGGGCTCGCGATGGCCCTCTCGCAACTGGGACATACCACAGTTGGTACACTTCGTGAACCTTCCCTGGCGCCGGTGTTCGGCATCAAGGGAGGCGGTGCCGGCGGTGGAAACTGCACGCTCGAGCCCCAGGCCGATATCAACCTGCATTTCACAGGGGACATGCACGCTGTTACCTCGGCCACCAACCTGCTGGCCAGCATCATCGATAACCACGTCGCCCGACGAAAAACTCCCGAAATCAACCCGAAGACCATCACCTGGCGACGGTCCCTTGATCTCTGCGATAAAGGGCTGGCTCACATCATCAGTGGACTGGATCAACCGCCGCAGGCCCCGCTTCGCGAGACCGGCTTCGATCTGACCGCCGCCTCGGAAGTCATGGCAATCCTCGCCCTGGCCAGCGATCCCCGCGATCTCCGCACGCGTCTGGGACGCATCGTCGTCGGCATGACTTATGACCGCCAGCCGGTGACCGTCGAACAGTTGGGTTGCGCCGGTGCGATGGCCGCCCTGCTCATTGATGCCCTGCGCCCCAATCTGGTCCAGAGCTGTGAATCGACGCCCTTTCTCGTGCACGCAGGACCTTTCGGCAATATTGCCCACGGCAACAGTTCGATCATCGCCGATCAGATCGCCCTGCGACTTGCCGATTACGTTGTCACGGAAAGTGGATTCGGTGCGGACTGCGGTGCAGAAAAGTTTTTCGATATCAAATGCCGCGCCAGTGGACTGCAGCCCGCTGCGGAAGTCCTCGTCTGTACCGCCCGTGCTCTGAAACTGCAGAGTGGTCAGTTCGACGTCCATCCGGGGAAACCGCTGCCCCCTGCACTTTTGGAGGAGAACCTGGAGGCCCTTCGCGCAGGGGCCGTCAATCTGCAGGCACACCTGGATATCATTCAGCAGTATCATCTGCCTACCGTCGTTGCCATCAATGCCTTCCCCGATGATTCCGAACGCGAATTGCAGGAGATTCAAAAGATCGCCCTCGATCAGGGAGCCACAGCGGCCGTCATCACACGCGCTTTCAGTGAAGGCAGCGAAGGTTCCTTTGCACTGGCCGAAGCGGTCGTCCAGGCCGCAGAACTGCCGAATCAGTTTGAGTATCTCTATCCTCTGGAAATGCCGATCGCGGAAAAAATCGAAACGATCGCGACTCGTATCTATGGGGCTGCCTCCGTCGAATTCGAGCCGCTGGCCCGCCGACGGATATCGGAGTACGAACAGCTGGGCTACGGCAACCTTCCCATCTGCATCGCCAAAACGCAGTACTCGCTCTCTCACGATCCGCACCTCCTGGGACGACCGACCGGCTTTACCTTCCCGGTTCGGGATCTGCGACTCTCTGCGGGCGCCGGTTTTCTGTATGCCTTGAGCGGCGAAATCCGCACAATGCCCGGACTGCCCTCCGATCCTGCGGCACTGCGGATTGACATCGACGATGCCGGTAAAATCATCGGCCTGCATTGA
- a CDS encoding SMI1/KNR4 family protein: MIEQKLHELGVIISNDTVHNEAELLREYEALTGHTLPVTYRHFLLKFKTSMYFDNMIVYRPLESSPWDSDGTQGLDEFYGLTLGANQDTGLSTLPKKYSTYLDRVPYSVVPIAEAPGGNQICLGVESPVEGKIFFWDHEDEREIMGEHKNDFENMYLIANTFEDFIGSLMIDNSAPDSDDDDGIVSTWFSDDLDL, translated from the coding sequence ATGATAGAGCAAAAACTGCACGAACTTGGTGTTATTATTTCAAATGATACAGTTCATAATGAAGCAGAATTGCTGCGCGAGTATGAAGCGTTGACGGGCCACACTCTCCCAGTGACTTACAGACACTTCTTGCTGAAATTTAAGACCAGTATGTATTTCGATAATATGATCGTTTATCGTCCATTGGAAAGTTCTCCCTGGGACAGTGATGGAACTCAAGGATTAGACGAATTTTACGGTCTTACTCTGGGAGCGAATCAAGATACGGGGCTTTCGACTCTCCCGAAAAAGTACTCAACATATTTAGATAGAGTACCATATTCAGTCGTCCCCATAGCCGAGGCCCCTGGAGGAAATCAGATCTGCCTGGGAGTCGAATCACCAGTGGAAGGAAAAATATTTTTTTGGGATCACGAAGACGAACGGGAAATCATGGGTGAGCATAAGAATGATTTCGAAAATATGTACCTGATCGCTAACACGTTTGAAGACTTTATTGGTTCACTGATGATCGACAATTCTGCTCCAGATAGTGATGATGATGACGGAATCGTATCTACCTGGTTTTCTGATGATCTGGATCTATAG